A stretch of the Gossypium hirsutum isolate 1008001.06 chromosome D07, Gossypium_hirsutum_v2.1, whole genome shotgun sequence genome encodes the following:
- the LOC121219156 gene encoding uncharacterized protein At2g29880-like, producing MLGVQASNVSSQASRGIKRKWVPEEDAALVSCMVDLHNVGTFNADTGFKAGYLNELEKMLEEALPNEMLKARPNIESRIRLLKREWSIVYDMLNGQNNSGFGWDEHRQLVLAEDAVWDSYLKSHKEAAQFRHRSFPYYDHLTAIYARDRATGKDAQIAANVLEEINAQGDNISSSFNEAATLLAENMRAIGEQISRSIASDVVVQQKSEEF from the exons atgttaGGTGTGCAAGCTTCAAATgtttcttctcaagcttctcgaggaatcaaaagaaaatgggttccagaagaagatgcagcattggtttcctgcatggtggacttgcacaatgttggaacatttaatgctgataccgggttcaaagccggttatttaaacgagttggaaaaaatgCTAGAGGAGGCTTTACCCAACGAAATGTTGAAGGCTAGACCTAATATTGAATCGAGAATTAGGTTACTAAAAAGGGAGTGGTCAATCgtgtatgacatgcttaatggccaaaacaatagcggttttggttgggatgagcataggcagctcgttcttgctgaagatgcggtttgggactcttatttaaag agtcacaaagaagccgctcaattcagacatcgttctttcccttactacgaccaccttactgccatatacgcaagagatcgagcgactgggaaagatgctcaaatAGCCGCtaatgttcttgaagaaataaatgctcAGG GTGATAATATTTCTTCTTCATttaatgaggctgccactttattggccgAAAACATGCGGGCCATTGGCgaacaaatcagtaggagtatcgCCTCCGATGTGGTAGTTCAACAGAAGTCAGAAGAATTCTAG